A region of Lacinutrix sp. Hel_I_90 DNA encodes the following proteins:
- a CDS encoding STAS/SEC14 domain-containing protein — translation MMSIYKKEATVYMVAEKKLDAKDYENLIPVLTEHITAHPEVFWYIEMENFEGWTAEAHWKGIELDLPNEKHLKRVALVGSVKWQEQFTEVLLPFSEAHIKFYKTEEKDDAKEWIK, via the coding sequence ATGATGTCAATCTATAAAAAAGAAGCTACTGTATATATGGTGGCAGAGAAAAAGCTGGATGCCAAGGATTATGAAAACTTGATACCAGTCTTAACAGAACATATAACTGCCCATCCGGAAGTTTTCTGGTACATCGAGATGGAAAATTTTGAAGGTTGGACAGCAGAGGCACATTGGAAGGGAATTGAATTAGACCTTCCGAATGAAAAGCATTTAAAGCGTGTTGCTTTGGTGGGTAGCGTTAAATGGCAGGAGCAATTTACCGAGGTATTGCTTCCTTTTTCAGAAGCTCATATAAAATTTTATAAGACCGAAGAAAAAGACGATGCCAAAGAGTGGATAAAATAA
- a CDS encoding Fur family transcriptional regulator gives MEKIVQFLESKGIRPTAMRLMTYKRLAELNVAISLGDLEKDFKVSERSTLFRTMKAFEEKGIVHQIEDGTGVIKYALCEENCECEVGNDLHLHFHCNNCNETVCLTEHKIPHINLPDGYITEDINLVVKGICEKCSGN, from the coding sequence ATGGAAAAAATAGTTCAATTTTTAGAAAGCAAAGGAATACGACCTACAGCTATGCGCCTTATGACATATAAGCGGTTGGCAGAGTTGAATGTGGCCATCAGCCTTGGCGACTTGGAAAAGGATTTTAAGGTCAGTGAAAGAAGTACCCTATTTAGGACTATGAAAGCGTTTGAAGAAAAAGGTATTGTGCATCAAATCGAGGATGGTACGGGAGTTATAAAATACGCCCTTTGCGAAGAAAATTGTGAATGCGAGGTCGGCAACGACCTTCATTTGCACTTTCATTGCAACAATTGTAATGAAACGGTCTGTTTAACAGAGCATAAAATCCCTCACATCAACTTACCTGATGGTTATATTACCGAGGATATCAACTTGGTGGTAAAGGGCATTTGCGAAAAATGCAGTGGCAATTAG
- a CDS encoding P-II family nitrogen regulator: protein MKEIKAFIKPNRIQRVIEALSDNGFESMTLSQAEGTGAFKAKGARPSLDFHVTDSPVVKLELVCQNEEAQAAIETIIANAKTDGPGDGIIYIANIEDAFQIKTGDSLKRHDL, encoded by the coding sequence ATGAAAGAAATAAAAGCATTTATAAAACCAAACCGAATCCAAAGAGTCATTGAAGCACTTTCTGACAATGGATTTGAAAGTATGACCCTTTCACAAGCAGAAGGCACGGGCGCATTCAAGGCAAAAGGTGCAAGACCGTCGCTAGATTTTCACGTAACAGATAGTCCTGTGGTAAAATTGGAATTGGTCTGTCAAAATGAGGAAGCCCAAGCGGCCATTGAAACAATTATAGCCAACGCCAAAACCGACGGGCCTGGAGATGGTATTATTTATATAGCAAATATTGAAGATGCCTTTCAGATTAAAACAGGAGATTCCTTAAAACGGCACGACCTGTAA
- a CDS encoding efflux RND transporter periplasmic adaptor subunit has protein sequence MKNILLVSTVLFTLMFMSCNDAPKSELGHNEAEGVSKTNEAGEDAHGEEGHSEGEEEGHSEEEGVVELTKQQAETIGLEMKLLEERNLGNNIKVTGTLELFPQDKANISPFVGGNVSSIKVIPGDNVSKGQVLAYIEHPDIIAMQQDYQEKNDELVFLKQDFERKQTLYDKGVSSGKEFQMAQSKFRSTTSSVNGLRSQLRLLSINPDKVAEGQIYSAVPITSPISGYVDEVMISLGDYVAQQSKMFSISDNSKIYVNFKVYEKDIKQIKQGQQIYFSTASRPDELLKATVRSVGKTFNTDPKALEVLADIENKDKNLLPGMYVEGRIVQGEKKGFAVPEAAIIKEGEQSFIFILDEDEEMEADKMKFKMIPVTVGITDLGFVEVNLPAEVSKDAKVVINGAYNLSSEMVKGELEHGH, from the coding sequence ATGAAGAATATACTATTAGTAAGTACCGTATTATTTACACTTATGTTTATGAGTTGTAATGATGCCCCAAAATCTGAACTTGGGCATAACGAAGCCGAAGGCGTATCAAAAACCAATGAAGCTGGAGAAGATGCACACGGCGAGGAAGGCCACAGTGAAGGAGAAGAAGAAGGTCACAGCGAGGAAGAAGGCGTTGTGGAACTCACAAAGCAACAGGCCGAAACCATAGGTTTGGAAATGAAACTTTTGGAGGAACGCAATTTAGGGAACAACATTAAGGTAACAGGAACGCTGGAACTTTTCCCACAGGACAAGGCGAACATAAGTCCTTTTGTTGGTGGAAATGTGAGTTCCATAAAAGTAATACCCGGAGATAACGTAAGCAAAGGACAGGTGTTGGCATATATAGAACACCCTGATATCATTGCAATGCAACAAGATTATCAGGAAAAAAATGATGAATTGGTCTTTTTGAAACAGGATTTTGAGCGCAAGCAGACTCTTTATGATAAAGGTGTTTCTTCTGGCAAGGAATTTCAAATGGCACAGTCAAAATTTCGTTCTACAACATCCAGCGTCAATGGTTTGCGGTCCCAATTGAGACTGTTGAGCATTAACCCGGACAAAGTGGCGGAAGGACAGATATATTCCGCTGTTCCCATTACCTCGCCTATAAGTGGGTATGTGGATGAAGTAATGATTAGCCTTGGCGATTACGTGGCACAACAATCCAAAATGTTCTCGATAAGCGACAACTCAAAAATTTATGTCAACTTCAAAGTATATGAGAAGGACATAAAGCAAATCAAGCAAGGGCAACAGATATATTTTTCCACGGCCTCTCGTCCAGATGAACTGCTTAAAGCAACCGTTCGGTCTGTTGGTAAAACCTTCAATACAGACCCAAAAGCTTTGGAAGTTCTGGCAGATATTGAAAACAAGGATAAAAACCTATTGCCGGGTATGTATGTGGAAGGGCGAATAGTGCAAGGCGAGAAAAAGGGTTTTGCCGTACCGGAAGCTGCCATTATAAAAGAAGGCGAGCAATCCTTTATTTTTATTTTGGATGAAGATGAAGAAATGGAAGCGGACAAAATGAAATTTAAAATGATACCCGTAACGGTTGGTATTACTGATTTAGGCTTTGTTGAAGTCAACCTGCCTGCCGAAGTTTCAAAGGATGCCAAAGTCGTGATAAACGGAGCTTATAACCTGTCTTCGGAAATGGTCAAGGGCGAACTGGAACACGGACATTAA
- a CDS encoding CusA/CzcA family heavy metal efflux RND transporter, which produces MINKIISFSINNKFIIGLFIVALVGTGIWSMATINLGSVPDITNNQVQVITVAPNLGTEDIEQFVTYPVELAMANLPDVIELRSVSRFGLSVVTIVFKDEAGTYLPRQLVQEKLTEVAGEIPEGFGTPFMAPITTGLGEIYQYTLKLKEGYEDKYDAMELRTIQDWIVKRQMALVPGVVEVNAFGGYVKQYEVAINPNKLKSFGITMNQVFEALKVNNANTGGAYIEKNHQANFIRGEGLARSIEDLENTVVTTQNGSPVLIRDVAEKVGFGNQVRYGAFTQDGHETVGGQILMLKGESPGNVVENVEKRIVEIQKSLPEGVYIDTFLSRSELIGRTTSTVEKNLIEGSLIVIFVLVLLLGSFRGGLITASVIPLSLLFAFILMKQFGVWANLMSLGAIDFGIIVDGAVIIVEGMVFHIHQRMKKTTTAIDQSEMDEIAYESASTMMNSAFFGQLIILIVFTPILFLTGVEGKMFRPMAFTFGFAVLGAIILCLTYVPMISAMFLKPAKNQNSWFAKFENKIDRFSDRIMSGLNRGYVPLLNFALRFRAGVVMGAVALLLIAGFIFSNMGGEFIPKFDEGDIAFQALIKPGSSLTESIEASKKLQNLINEFPEVKTVVSRIGVAEIPTDPMPMDIADSYIILEKDKSKWTSADSKEELIEKIQEKISVVPGVNFVFTQPVELRFNELLTGVREDVAIKLYGEDLEVLADKVQEIAAVIRTVPGAADLNVEATSGLPQMTVEYNRAKMAQYGVTVDKLNDYVSASFAGEQASVIFEGEKRFDVVIRLAKEFRQDINSLKNLYIDLPNGAQVPLKEVADISYKPGPMQISRDNTSRRISVGVNVRGRDVKSMVEEIQQKLETDVKLPPGYFVTYGGSFENLQRASDRLMIVVPIALFLIFILLYFALSSFSQSLMIYMAVPLAAIGGVFALWIRGMPFSISAGVGFIVLFGVAVLNGLVLINKFNELKESGMTDLKKRIYEATHERLRPILLTATAAIMGFIPMAISTSGGAEVQRPLATVVIGGLITATFLTLVVLPVLYYWLESRKKRNNNDGDVSYVNKSTNIVTVLLMVGGLMASGTAFAQDINQDGTIPKTLTIDEAIALAKQNYPSLKESQAFIEREKALKGTSFDLGSTQVFTGKEEYGNNLPGVQTTVGVQQGNIDLLSGFSKSKFYKERIALGEKFYVASEQQLVRNVMQAYDQINYYKAQLRFADQLDSIYANFKTAAQLRYDTGETGKLEFISASSEFQQIQVLRQQAFDDIEIAKRALKQYLGTDESIETISEPYKTLDFMATLDSTSVANNPMLQYALQNAEVSKANVGVEKSQFLPKFSLSYGRQVVDEVSGFNTYQAGISIPLWFFPQKSRVKAAKADAMVAENQYLEQKAVTESRVSQLTKSLEKTKKILQYYEEGALLLAEEQITTAQLASKEGEIDYVNYITILNSAIRIKQNHLQYINQFNQQTIDMQYQLGNL; this is translated from the coding sequence ATGATTAACAAAATCATTTCATTTTCCATTAATAACAAGTTTATTATTGGGCTCTTTATAGTGGCACTTGTAGGTACGGGCATTTGGTCTATGGCCACTATAAATCTGGGTTCTGTACCCGATATTACCAACAACCAAGTACAGGTTATTACAGTTGCCCCAAATTTAGGTACTGAAGATATTGAGCAATTTGTTACCTATCCGGTAGAATTGGCAATGGCAAACCTTCCTGATGTTATCGAGCTGCGTTCAGTATCCCGTTTTGGGCTGTCCGTGGTTACCATTGTATTTAAGGACGAGGCAGGCACATATCTTCCCCGGCAATTGGTACAAGAGAAATTAACCGAAGTTGCTGGAGAAATCCCCGAAGGCTTCGGCACGCCATTTATGGCACCAATAACTACAGGGCTTGGCGAAATCTACCAATACACCTTAAAATTAAAAGAGGGCTACGAAGATAAGTACGATGCAATGGAGCTTCGTACCATCCAAGATTGGATTGTAAAACGTCAAATGGCATTAGTCCCCGGAGTGGTCGAGGTCAATGCTTTTGGAGGTTATGTAAAACAGTATGAAGTTGCAATAAATCCTAATAAGCTGAAAAGTTTCGGTATTACAATGAATCAGGTCTTTGAAGCCTTGAAAGTCAACAATGCCAATACTGGTGGTGCTTACATTGAAAAAAACCACCAAGCCAATTTTATCCGTGGCGAAGGATTGGCACGAAGTATCGAGGATTTGGAAAACACAGTTGTGACGACTCAAAATGGAAGTCCTGTTTTAATCCGGGATGTCGCCGAAAAAGTAGGCTTTGGTAATCAGGTACGTTATGGTGCGTTTACCCAAGATGGACACGAAACTGTTGGTGGACAAATTTTAATGCTGAAAGGCGAAAGCCCAGGCAACGTAGTCGAAAATGTGGAGAAGCGCATTGTAGAAATACAAAAATCCCTACCCGAAGGCGTTTACATAGATACATTTTTAAGCCGAAGTGAACTCATTGGAAGAACCACAAGCACCGTTGAAAAAAACCTTATTGAAGGTTCATTGATTGTGATTTTTGTGCTTGTCTTGCTTTTGGGAAGTTTCCGTGGTGGCTTGATTACCGCTTCGGTAATCCCTTTATCATTACTCTTTGCATTTATCTTGATGAAACAATTTGGTGTATGGGCAAACTTAATGTCCTTGGGTGCAATCGATTTTGGAATCATCGTGGATGGTGCTGTAATCATTGTAGAAGGAATGGTATTCCACATTCATCAACGGATGAAAAAAACCACAACCGCCATAGACCAGTCTGAAATGGATGAAATAGCCTATGAATCGGCAAGTACGATGATGAATTCGGCATTTTTCGGACAGCTTATTATCCTTATCGTCTTTACACCAATTCTCTTTTTAACGGGTGTAGAAGGAAAAATGTTCCGTCCAATGGCATTTACCTTTGGATTTGCAGTTTTAGGAGCGATTATCCTTTGTCTTACGTATGTTCCAATGATTTCTGCAATGTTCCTAAAACCTGCTAAAAATCAGAATAGTTGGTTTGCCAAATTTGAAAACAAGATTGATAGGTTTAGTGATAGAATAATGTCCGGTTTAAACAGAGGTTATGTACCATTGCTCAATTTTGCACTTCGCTTTAGGGCTGGAGTCGTTATGGGCGCTGTTGCCCTGCTATTGATTGCGGGATTTATTTTCAGCAATATGGGTGGCGAATTTATTCCAAAATTTGATGAGGGCGATATTGCGTTTCAAGCGTTGATAAAACCGGGGAGCAGTCTAACAGAGTCCATTGAAGCTTCAAAAAAACTTCAAAATCTAATTAATGAATTTCCAGAAGTAAAAACGGTAGTTTCAAGGATTGGTGTGGCCGAAATACCAACAGACCCAATGCCTATGGACATTGCCGATAGTTACATTATTCTTGAAAAAGATAAGAGTAAATGGACTTCCGCAGATAGCAAAGAAGAACTCATAGAAAAAATACAGGAAAAAATTTCAGTCGTTCCCGGCGTAAATTTCGTATTTACCCAACCCGTAGAACTTCGTTTTAATGAATTGCTTACCGGTGTTCGTGAGGACGTGGCAATTAAATTGTACGGCGAGGATTTAGAAGTGTTAGCCGACAAGGTACAGGAAATCGCAGCGGTCATCAGAACCGTTCCCGGAGCGGCTGACCTCAATGTGGAAGCTACAAGCGGTTTACCTCAAATGACGGTGGAATATAACCGTGCAAAAATGGCCCAATATGGTGTAACCGTTGACAAGTTGAACGATTATGTAAGTGCATCATTTGCAGGCGAACAGGCAAGTGTGATTTTTGAGGGCGAAAAACGATTCGATGTGGTCATTCGTTTGGCAAAGGAATTTAGACAGGACATCAACAGCCTTAAAAATCTTTATATCGATTTGCCAAACGGAGCGCAAGTGCCTTTAAAGGAAGTGGCAGATATCAGCTACAAACCCGGGCCAATGCAGATTTCAAGGGACAATACCTCTCGTCGTATTTCGGTTGGTGTAAATGTTCGTGGGCGCGATGTGAAATCGATGGTCGAGGAAATACAGCAAAAATTGGAAACGGACGTGAAACTACCGCCAGGTTATTTTGTAACCTACGGAGGTTCGTTTGAAAACCTTCAACGTGCTTCAGACCGATTGATGATTGTAGTGCCTATTGCACTTTTCCTAATATTCATATTGCTCTATTTTGCATTGAGTTCGTTCTCACAATCCCTAATGATTTATATGGCAGTGCCCTTGGCGGCTATTGGTGGCGTGTTTGCCCTTTGGATAAGGGGAATGCCTTTTAGTATTTCTGCCGGAGTAGGTTTTATTGTGCTCTTTGGAGTTGCGGTTTTAAACGGGTTGGTACTGATAAACAAATTCAATGAACTAAAAGAAAGTGGAATGACAGACTTAAAAAAACGAATATACGAAGCAACGCACGAACGTTTACGACCAATTCTGCTGACGGCAACAGCGGCCATTATGGGCTTTATCCCGATGGCGATTTCTACCTCTGGCGGTGCGGAAGTGCAACGGCCTTTGGCAACAGTGGTTATTGGCGGTTTGATAACCGCAACATTTTTAACGCTTGTGGTCCTTCCTGTATTGTATTATTGGCTCGAATCGAGAAAGAAACGAAACAATAACGATGGAGATGTAAGTTATGTCAACAAATCAACGAACATTGTAACTGTATTATTGATGGTTGGAGGTTTGATGGCTTCTGGAACTGCGTTTGCCCAAGACATTAATCAAGATGGTACAATTCCAAAGACATTGACCATTGATGAGGCCATTGCTCTGGCAAAACAGAATTATCCATCCCTTAAAGAGAGCCAAGCTTTTATTGAACGGGAAAAAGCACTAAAGGGAACGAGTTTTGACCTTGGTAGCACCCAAGTTTTCACAGGCAAAGAAGAATATGGTAATAATCTTCCTGGAGTACAAACAACCGTTGGTGTGCAACAGGGCAATATTGATTTGCTATCCGGATTTTCAAAATCGAAGTTTTATAAGGAGCGTATTGCCTTGGGAGAAAAGTTTTATGTGGCCAGTGAACAACAATTGGTGCGTAATGTGATGCAAGCGTATGACCAAATAAATTATTATAAGGCGCAGTTGCGCTTTGCAGACCAACTGGACAGTATTTATGCCAATTTTAAGACCGCTGCCCAACTTCGGTATGATACGGGAGAAACAGGCAAATTGGAATTTATTTCAGCCTCTTCCGAATTTCAACAGATTCAAGTATTAAGGCAACAAGCCTTTGATGATATTGAAATAGCCAAACGTGCCTTAAAACAATATTTGGGAACGGATGAATCCATTGAAACGATTAGTGAACCATACAAAACATTGGATTTTATGGCGACATTAGATTCCACTTCGGTAGCGAATAACCCAATGTTGCAATATGCCTTGCAAAATGCCGAAGTAAGTAAAGCAAACGTGGGCGTTGAGAAATCACAATTCCTACCGAAATTCAGCTTATCGTATGGCAGACAGGTTGTGGATGAAGTGTCAGGCTTCAACACCTATCAGGCAGGTATTAGCATTCCGTTATGGTTTTTTCCCCAGAAGTCGAGGGTCAAGGCAGCCAAGGCAGACGCAATGGTAGCAGAGAATCAATATTTGGAACAAAAGGCGGTCACGGAAAGTCGTGTGTCGCAATTGACCAAATCCCTTGAAAAAACAAAGAAGATTTTGCAATATTACGAAGAAGGCGCACTACTCTTGGCAGAAGAACAAATTACCACCGCACAATTGGCATCTAAAGAAGGCGAAATAGATTACGTCAATTACATCACGATTCTCAATAGTGCCATCCGCATTAAACAAAACCATTTACAATACATCAATCAGTTTAACCAGCAGACCATTGATATGCAATATCAATTGGGCAATTTATAA
- a CDS encoding efflux RND transporter periplasmic adaptor subunit — protein MKKYIIYIAILVLGLILGYVFFGSSTDSLENTKNVSDMSENSATQKQMWTCSMHPQIMQPEPGDCPICGMDLIPAETGADGLAMNEIKMSENAMALANIQTTIVGNVSGTDDNTMQLSGKIMANEEANAVQASYFEGRIEKLNVNFTGEEVRKGQLLATIYAPTLVAAQQELLTAASMKESQPALYNAVRNKLKLWKLSESQINQIESSGKVRENFPIYATVSGTVSQKMAEEGDYVKQGQPIVKVSDLGTVWAMFDAYENQISQLKEGQKIKVATNAYLNKEFEATVSFIDPTLNTKSRTVAVRATLNNKEDLLKPGMFVTAKVQMSKGNANQSQITVPATAVMWTGERSLVYVKTNPNEPVFEMREVTLGTKNGNVYTIDEGLNNGEEVVTNGTFTVDAAAQLQGKKSMMNASGGKTMTGHEGHLGMENTNDSTSKDHSSMNKRLEVSKKFKEQLNTVFENYVLIDQALVNDDAEKAKKSANGLQKSLEKMDMKLLKGDAHNHWMTLEKELKASTNAMANTSDIKKQRGHFVHLSAHFINTLKTFGINEKVYVNFCPMANNNVGAYWLSKEREIRNPYFGKEMLDCGSVTDEIE, from the coding sequence ATGAAAAAATATATCATCTATATCGCCATATTGGTATTGGGCTTAATCTTGGGCTACGTGTTTTTCGGCAGTTCTACTGATAGTCTCGAAAACACCAAAAACGTTTCCGATATGAGCGAGAATTCAGCGACCCAAAAACAAATGTGGACCTGCTCAATGCATCCACAGATTATGCAACCCGAACCAGGCGATTGCCCTATTTGTGGTATGGATTTGATTCCTGCGGAAACAGGCGCAGACGGATTGGCAATGAACGAAATAAAAATGTCCGAAAACGCAATGGCATTGGCAAATATCCAAACAACAATCGTTGGGAATGTTTCCGGAACAGATGACAATACAATGCAACTTTCAGGAAAGATTATGGCAAACGAAGAAGCCAACGCAGTACAGGCAAGTTATTTTGAAGGCCGTATTGAAAAGCTGAATGTCAATTTCACGGGAGAAGAAGTTCGCAAAGGGCAATTGTTGGCAACTATTTATGCACCCACACTTGTTGCTGCACAACAAGAATTATTGACGGCAGCCTCAATGAAGGAATCCCAACCTGCACTTTACAATGCTGTTAGGAATAAGTTGAAACTATGGAAACTCTCTGAAAGCCAAATCAACCAAATTGAAAGCTCTGGGAAAGTGCGGGAAAATTTTCCCATTTACGCCACAGTTTCGGGCACGGTTTCGCAAAAAATGGCAGAGGAAGGTGACTACGTAAAGCAAGGACAACCCATCGTAAAAGTAAGCGATTTGGGAACGGTATGGGCAATGTTCGATGCCTATGAAAACCAAATTTCACAACTCAAGGAAGGTCAAAAAATAAAAGTGGCCACCAATGCCTACCTTAATAAAGAATTTGAGGCAACGGTATCGTTTATAGACCCAACCTTAAACACAAAATCAAGAACAGTTGCGGTTCGTGCCACATTGAACAACAAAGAAGATTTGTTGAAACCCGGAATGTTCGTTACTGCGAAAGTGCAGATGTCAAAAGGCAATGCCAACCAATCACAGATAACAGTTCCAGCCACAGCGGTTATGTGGACAGGCGAACGTTCATTGGTGTACGTAAAGACCAATCCCAACGAACCCGTTTTCGAAATGCGAGAAGTAACCTTGGGAACAAAAAACGGAAATGTTTACACCATTGATGAAGGATTGAACAACGGCGAAGAAGTAGTGACCAATGGTACATTTACAGTGGATGCAGCTGCACAGTTACAGGGCAAAAAAAGTATGATGAATGCCAGTGGTGGCAAGACAATGACAGGCCACGAAGGGCATTTGGGTATGGAAAATACAAATGACAGTACATCAAAAGACCATTCCTCAATGAACAAAAGACTGGAAGTTTCCAAAAAATTCAAGGAACAGCTCAACACTGTTTTTGAAAACTATGTTTTAATTGACCAAGCACTTGTAAATGATGATGCAGAAAAAGCGAAAAAATCTGCAAATGGGTTGCAGAAAAGTTTGGAAAAAATGGATATGAAGTTATTAAAGGGCGATGCGCACAACCATTGGATGACCCTTGAAAAGGAATTAAAAGCATCCACAAACGCAATGGCCAACACTTCTGACATCAAAAAACAACGGGGACATTTTGTCCATCTTTCGGCACATTTCATTAACACATTAAAAACTTTTGGCATCAACGAAAAAGTGTATGTGAATTTCTGCCCAATGGCAAACAATAATGTAGGAGCTTATTGGTTGAGCAAAGAAAGGGAAATTCGCAATCCGTATTTTGGAAAAGAAATGCTCGATTGTGGGAGTGTAACTGATGAAATTGAATAG
- a CDS encoding DUF305 domain-containing protein produces the protein MEHSNQHTGKGNYTKFILMLAASFIAMYITMYLNTYSIDHVYFSLTRFYMSCLGIAAMAVIMWFFMRKMYQNKKKNIAILLGSLVLFVSALGLVRAQSPIIGDILWMKAMIPHHSIAILTSERADIKDPEVRKLADDIIEAQRKEIGEMKEMIKRLEAAK, from the coding sequence ATGGAACATTCAAATCAACACACAGGAAAAGGCAATTACACAAAATTTATTTTGATGCTCGCCGCATCATTTATTGCAATGTACATCACGATGTACCTCAATACATATTCAATCGACCACGTATATTTCAGTTTAACACGGTTTTATATGAGTTGTTTGGGCATCGCAGCAATGGCAGTAATAATGTGGTTTTTTATGCGAAAAATGTATCAGAATAAGAAAAAGAACATCGCCATTTTATTGGGAAGTTTGGTGCTTTTTGTTAGTGCACTTGGTTTGGTTAGGGCGCAAAGCCCAATCATTGGCGACATACTTTGGATGAAAGCAATGATTCCACACCATTCTATTGCTATTCTAACAAGTGAAAGAGCCGATATAAAAGACCCGGAAGTACGAAAATTAGCTGATGATATTATCGAAGCACAACGAAAAGAAATCGGCGAAATGAAAGAAATGATAAAGCGTTTGGAAGCAGCTAAATAA